In Mauremys reevesii isolate NIE-2019 linkage group 14, ASM1616193v1, whole genome shotgun sequence, a single window of DNA contains:
- the ASGR1 gene encoding asialoglycoprotein receptor 1, whose protein sequence is MGQDYDDFQSLEADDEACAPRGRAFPPRHWGWQRLCAAPRPLQALLALCVGLSIGTIALAVSSDHGGRTPGWARRSGDTGALGSVNQSLSAEIEGLSRSAPVAPAVHILQDKRTPVARSRGAAKENSIQAQQRLEEQVGLLRDSLNSLNCDLIELKSNGSRPGCCPRGWGRFGDSCYWFSSQQKTWEDSDLYCKAQNAHLVVINTREEQLYVQERTVPLYTWIGLTDKSGRWLWVDGSVYTMDSRQWRAGQPDEYEGHGLGGGEDCAHLHDDGLWNDEHCSQRYRWVCEEELKG, encoded by the exons ATGGGCCAGGACTACGACGATTTCCAGTCGCTGGAGGCGGACGATGAGGCCTGCGCCCCGCGCGGGAGAg cgttCCCCCCCCGGCACTGGGGCTGGCAGCGTCTCTGCGCCGCCCCCCGGCCGCTCCAAGCCCTGCTGGCACTGTGCGTCGGGCTCAGCATCGGGACCATCGCGCTGGCCGTCAGCAGTGA TCACGGGGGGCGG actcCAGGCTGGGCGCGGCGCAGCGGGGACACAGGGGCGCTGGGCAGCGTGAACCAGAGCCTGAGCGCCGAGATCGAGGGGCTGAGCCGGAGCG CGCCCGTCGCCCCCGCCGTGCACATCCTGCAGGACAAACGGACCCCTGTGGCCCGGTCCCGGGGTGCCGCCAAGGAAAATTCAATCcaag ctcagcagcggctggaggagcaggtggggctgCTGCGGGACTCCCTGAACTCGCTGAACTGCGACTTGATCGAACTGAAATCCAACG GGAGCCGGCCCGGgtgctgccccaggggctgggggcgctTCGGCGACAGCTGCTACTGGTTCTCCAGCCAGCAGAAGACCTGGGAGGACTCGGACCTGTACTGCAAAGCCCAGAACGCCCACCTGGTCGTCATCAACACGCGGGAGGAGCAG CTGTATGTGCAGGAGCGGACGGTCCCTCTGTACACCTGGATCGGGCTGACCGATAAGAGCGGCCGGTGGCTGTGGGTCGACGGTTCCGTCTACACCATGGACTCCCG GCAGTGGAGGGCAGGCCAGCCTGACGAATACGAAGGCCACGGACTCGGGGGCGGGGAGGACTGCGCCCACCTGCACGACGACGGGCTCTGGAACGACGAACACTGCTCCCAGCGCTACCGCTGGGTGTGCGAGGAGGAGCTCAAGGGTTAA
- the DLG4 gene encoding LOW QUALITY PROTEIN: disks large homolog 4 (The sequence of the model RefSeq protein was modified relative to this genomic sequence to represent the inferred CDS: inserted 4 bases in 2 codons): MKGRTKLSSMCLCVKYRYQDEDSPPLEQSPAHLPNQVKAPELVHVSEKNLSQIENVHGYVAHSHVSPMKANSPPVIVNTDTLEAPAYVNGTEGEMEYEEITLERGNSGLGFSIAGGTDNPHIGDDPSIFITKIIPGGAAAQDGRLRVNDSILFVNDVDVREVTHSTAVEALKEAGSIVRLYVMRRKALAEKVMEVKLIKGPKGLGFSIAGGVGNQHIPGDNSIYVTKIIEGGAAHKDGRLHIGDKILAVNNVSLEDVMHEDAVAALKNTYDVVYLKVAKPTNLYLNDSYAPPDITTSYSQHLDNEISHQSYLGTDYPQAMTPTSPRRYSPIPKEMMGEEDIPREPRRIIIHRGSTGLGFNIVGGEDGEGIFISFILAGGPADLSGELRKGDQILSVNGVDLRNATHEQAAIALKNAGQTVTIIAQYKPEADSRFEAKLHDLREQLMNSSLGSGTASLRSNPKRGFYIRALFDYDKTKDCGFLSQALSFRFGDVLHVVDASDDEWWQARRVHPDGEGDEIGFVPSKRRVERREWTRLKAKDRVPGSGSQGREDSVLSYEXVMQMEVHYARPIIILGPTKDRANDDLLSEFPDKFGSCVPHTTRPKREYEVDGRDYHFVASREKMEKDIQGHKFIEAGQYNSHLCGTSVQSVXEVAEQGKHCILDVSANAVRRLQAAQLHPIAIFIRPRSLENVLEISKRITEEQARKAFDRAMKLEQEFTECFSAIVEGESFEEIYHKIKRIIEELSGPYIWIPARERL, translated from the exons GCGAATTCTCCGCCCGTCATCGTCAATACGGACACGCTGGAGGCGCCGGCGTAT GTGAACGGGacggagggggagatggagtacgAAGAAATCACGTTAGAACGG GGTAACTCCGGGCTGGGGTTCAGCATTGCCGGGGGGACGGACAACCCCCACATTGGGGACGACCCCAGCATCTTCATCACGAAAATCATCCCTGGGGGGGCAGCGGCTCAGGACGGCCGCCTCAG ggtgaaCGACAGCATCCTGTTTGTGAACGACGTGGACGTGCGAGAGGTGACGCACAGCACGGCGGTGGAGGCGCTGAAGGAAGCCGGCTCCATCGTCCGGCTCTACGTCATGCGGCGTAAGGCCCTGGCCGAGAAGGTCATGGAGGTGAAGCTCATCAAAGGGCCCAAAG GTTTGGGGTTCAGCATCGCGGGGGGCGTCGGGAACCAGCACATCCCGGGAGACAACAGCATCTACGTCACCAAGATCATCGAGGGGGGGGCCGCCCACAAGGACGGGCGCCTCCACATCGGGGACAAGATCCTGGCG GTGAACAACGTCAGCCTGGAGGACGTGATGCACGAGGACGCCGTGGCCGCGCTGAAGAACACGTACGACGTCGTCTACCTGAAGGTGGCGAAACCCACCAACCTGTACCTCAACGACTCCTACGCCCCGCCCGACATCACCACCT cgTACTCCCAGCATCTGGACAATGAAATCAGCCACCAGAGTTACCTGGGGACCGACTACCCACAAGCCatgacccccacctccccccggcgctactcccccatccccaaggAGATGATGGGGGAAGAGGACATACCCAG GGAACCCCGCCGGATCATCATCCACCGCGGCTCGACGGGCCTGGGATTCAACATCGTCGGGGGCGAGGATGGCGAAGGAATCTTCATCTCCTTCATCCTGGCCGGGGGGCCGGCTGACCTGAGTGGGGAGCTGCGGAAAGGGGACCAGATCCTCTCG GTGAATGGGGTGGATCTCAGGAACGCAACCCACGAGCAGGCTGCCATCGCTCTGAAAAATGCTGGGCAGACGGTGACGATCATCGCACAGTATAAACCTGAGG CGGACAGCCGCTTCGAGGCCAAACTCCACGACCTGCGGGAGCAGCTGATGAACAGCAGCCTGGGCTCCGGGACGGCGTCGCTCCGCAGCAACCCCAAGCGGGGCTTTTATATCCG ggcgcTGTTCGACTACGACAAGACGAAGGACTGCGGGTTCCTGAGCCAGGCGCTGAGTTTCCGCTTCGGGGACGTGCTGCACGTGGTGGACGCCTCGGACGACGAGTGGTGGCAGGCGCGGCGGGTCCACCCCGACGGGGAGGGGGACGAGATCGGCTTCGTGCCCAGCAAGAGACg GGTGGAGCGCCGGGAGTGGACGCGGTTAAAGGCCAAG GATCGGGTGCCAGGATCGGGCTCTCAAG GTCGGGAGGATTCGGTGCTGAGCTACGA TGTGATGCAGATGGAAG tgcacTACGCTCGCCCCATTATCATCCTGGGGCCCACGAAGGACCGAGCCAACGACGACCTGCTCTCCGAGTTCCCGGACAAGTTCGGCTCCTGCGTCCCCC ACACCACGCGGCCGAAGCGGGAGTACGAGGTGGACGGGCGGGACTATCACTTCGTGGCCTCGCGGGAGAAGATGGAGAAGGACATCCAGGGCCATAAGTTCATCGAGGCCGGACAGTACAACAGCCACCTGTGCGGGACCAGCGTCCAGTCCGT CGAGGTGGCCGAGCAG ggCAAGCACTGCATCCTGGACGTCTCGGCCAACGCCGTGCGGCGGCTCCAGGCCGCCCAGCTCCACCCGATCGCCATCTTCATCCGGCCCCGGTCCCTGGAGAACGTCCT agAAATCAGCAAGCGGATAACGGAGGAGCAGGCGCGAAAAGCCTTCGACCGAGCCATGAAACTGGAACAAGAATTCACAGAGTGCTTCTCgg ccATCGTGGAAGGCGAGAGTTTCGAGGAGATCTACCACAAAATCAAGCGGATTATCGAGGAACTTTCGGGGCCGTACATCTGGATCCCGGCCCGGGAGAGACTTTAG
- the KCTD11 gene encoding BTB/POZ domain-containing protein KCTD11 isoform X1 codes for MKERAGMGEDEEDRRPVPAAGGDPPGLPVGPVTLNVGGTFYSTTLETLTRFPDSMLGAMFRGPRPARTDRRGHYVIDRDGKAFRHVLNFLRLGRLDLPEGYPELALLRAEADFYQIRPLLAELSRLAAERRRRRAGAVLHADVDGRERLLHFTVRRGPQDYGLSTCPLRVFTANVFCTDGQFLALLAARLGQAGGAGPRLSHLAEAESNHRLGDGAAREEGSGQELRPAVPAEEEEAGRSRHHLRLEWAPRPPGLPEAEYAKQKVRPLRTAPPDAREVATAAEFLEEVLKAALDQGFRVDSVFPDPEDILNSRSLRFVRH; via the exons ATGAAAGAAC gtgctgggatgggggaggacgAGGAGGATCGGCGGCCGGTGCCGGCGGCCGGGGGGGACCCCCCGGGGCTGCCCGTGGGCCCTGTCACCCTGAACGTCGGCGGCACCTTCTACAGCACCACGCTGGAGACCCTGACCCGCTTCCCCGACTCCATGCTGGGGGCCATGTTCCGGGGGCCCCGGCCGGCCCGCACCGACCGCCGGGGCCACTACGTCATCGACCGCGACGGCAAAGCCTTCCGGCACGTCCTCAACTTCCTGCGCCTGGGCCGGCTCGACCTGCCCGAGGGCTAcccggagctggccctgctccggGCCGAGGCCGACTTCTACCAGATCCGgcccctgctggcagagctgaGCCGGCTGGCGGCCGAGCGCCGGCGGCGCCGGGCCGGCGCCGTGCTCCACGCCGACGTCGACGGCCGGGAGCGGCTGCTGCACTTCACCGTCCGGCGCGGGCCGCAGGATTACGGCCTCAGCACCTGCCCGCTCCGCGTCTTCACCGCCAACGTCTTCTGCACCGACGGGCAGTTCCTGGCGCTGCTGGCCGCCCGGCTGGGCCAGGCCGGCGGGGCGGGTCCCCGCCTGAGCCATCTCGCCGAGGCCGAATCCAACCACCGGCTCGGGGATGGGGCCGCCCGAGAGGAGGGATCCGGTCAGGAGCTGCGCCCGGCCGTCCccgcggaggaggaggaggcgggccgGAGCCGGCACCACCTGCGTCTGGAGTGGGCCCCGCGGCCCCCCGGCCTGCCCGAGGCGGAGTACGCCAAGCAGAAAGTGCGGCCTCTCCGGACGGCGCCGCCGGACGCGCGGGAGGTGGCCACGGCGGCGGAGTTCCTGGAGGAGGTGCTGAAGGCCGCCCTGGACCAAGGCTTCCGGGTGGATTCGGTCTTCCCCGACCCGGAGGACATCCTCAACTCGCGCTCGCTGCGCTTCGTCCGCCACTGA
- the KCTD11 gene encoding BTB/POZ domain-containing protein KCTD11 isoform X2: MGEDEEDRRPVPAAGGDPPGLPVGPVTLNVGGTFYSTTLETLTRFPDSMLGAMFRGPRPARTDRRGHYVIDRDGKAFRHVLNFLRLGRLDLPEGYPELALLRAEADFYQIRPLLAELSRLAAERRRRRAGAVLHADVDGRERLLHFTVRRGPQDYGLSTCPLRVFTANVFCTDGQFLALLAARLGQAGGAGPRLSHLAEAESNHRLGDGAAREEGSGQELRPAVPAEEEEAGRSRHHLRLEWAPRPPGLPEAEYAKQKVRPLRTAPPDAREVATAAEFLEEVLKAALDQGFRVDSVFPDPEDILNSRSLRFVRH; encoded by the coding sequence atgggggaggacgAGGAGGATCGGCGGCCGGTGCCGGCGGCCGGGGGGGACCCCCCGGGGCTGCCCGTGGGCCCTGTCACCCTGAACGTCGGCGGCACCTTCTACAGCACCACGCTGGAGACCCTGACCCGCTTCCCCGACTCCATGCTGGGGGCCATGTTCCGGGGGCCCCGGCCGGCCCGCACCGACCGCCGGGGCCACTACGTCATCGACCGCGACGGCAAAGCCTTCCGGCACGTCCTCAACTTCCTGCGCCTGGGCCGGCTCGACCTGCCCGAGGGCTAcccggagctggccctgctccggGCCGAGGCCGACTTCTACCAGATCCGgcccctgctggcagagctgaGCCGGCTGGCGGCCGAGCGCCGGCGGCGCCGGGCCGGCGCCGTGCTCCACGCCGACGTCGACGGCCGGGAGCGGCTGCTGCACTTCACCGTCCGGCGCGGGCCGCAGGATTACGGCCTCAGCACCTGCCCGCTCCGCGTCTTCACCGCCAACGTCTTCTGCACCGACGGGCAGTTCCTGGCGCTGCTGGCCGCCCGGCTGGGCCAGGCCGGCGGGGCGGGTCCCCGCCTGAGCCATCTCGCCGAGGCCGAATCCAACCACCGGCTCGGGGATGGGGCCGCCCGAGAGGAGGGATCCGGTCAGGAGCTGCGCCCGGCCGTCCccgcggaggaggaggaggcgggccgGAGCCGGCACCACCTGCGTCTGGAGTGGGCCCCGCGGCCCCCCGGCCTGCCCGAGGCGGAGTACGCCAAGCAGAAAGTGCGGCCTCTCCGGACGGCGCCGCCGGACGCGCGGGAGGTGGCCACGGCGGCGGAGTTCCTGGAGGAGGTGCTGAAGGCCGCCCTGGACCAAGGCTTCCGGGTGGATTCGGTCTTCCCCGACCCGGAGGACATCCTCAACTCGCGCTCGCTGCGCTTCGTCCGCCACTGA